GACGAGTCGCACCGCTACCGGGCGTCGGCGGGGATGAAGGCCATCAACGAACTCAAGCCCATCCTCGGCCTGGAGCTGACGGCGACGCCGCAGATCGAGCGCGGCGGCGGCGCGGATCCCTTCAAGAACGTCATCTACAGCTACCCCCTGTCGAACGCGATGGAGGACGGCTTCGTCAAGGAACCCGCCGTCGCCACGCGAGAGAACTTCGACATCCGCAATTACGACGAGGGAGGCCTGGAGCGGCTCAAGCTTGAGGATGGCGTCCGTATCCACGAGAACACGAAGGTCGAGCTGGAGGTCTACGCCCGAGAGAACGGTGTGCCGATCGTGAAACCGTTCATGCTCGTGATCGCCAAGGACACGGACCACGCTAACGCCCTGGTGAAGGTGATGGAGGACAACACCTTCTTTGAGGGCCACTACAAGAGCAAGGTCATTACGGTCCATTCCGCCCTCAAGGGGGAGGAGCGGGACGATACAGTCGAGCAACTGATCCACGTGGAGAAGCCGGACAATCCCACGGAGATCGTGGTCCACGTGAACATGCTCAAGGAGGGGTGGGACGTTACGAACCTGTACACCATCGTTCCGCTGCGGACGGCGAACTCGAGGACACTCGTGGAGCAGTCCATCGGCCGTGGCCTGCGCCTGCCCTACGGCAAGCGGACCGGCGTCGGCGCGGTGGACCGCCTGACCATCGTCTCGCACGACAAGTTCCAGGAGATCGTGGACTACGCCAACAGCCCCGAGTCCATCATCCGGGGCGGCCTGAAGATCGTGGGCATCCCGACCGAGCGGACGCGTGTAGTCGTGGCGGAGCCGGAGATCATCAATCGCATTCAGCGGTCAGCGGTGGGAGAAGGGACCGGGGAATACCGGACGCAAGGGCTACTCTTCGAGTCGCCTAAGGAGCAGGAGGCGGCGAAGGCCACACTCGAAGTCATCCGGCGGGAGTTCGAGCGCCTGCCGCGCTCGGCCGACCTCACCAAGGCCGAAATCCAGGAGCAGATCGTCGAGAAGGTTAAGACGCTCATCACGCCCGCTCAGCGGGAGATCGAGGGCGTGATGGAGCAGGTGGACGTGGAGAGGGTCGTCGCCAGGACCATCCAGCTCCGCAATGAGCTGTCCATCGACATCCCCCGCATCACGATCCAGCCAGTAGGCGACGTGACACGCGGCTACCGTGAGTTCAAGATGGACCTTTTGCGGGTGAACTACCAGCCAGTGGACAACGAGATCCTGATCCAGGAGCTGCACCGCCGCGAACAGCACCGCTTGATGAGCGGGACCGGCATCGTCCCCGAGGAGAAGCTGGAGGACTATCTGGTGCGCGGGCTCATCGACTTCAACGACATCTCCTATGATGATCAGGCCGAACTGCTCTACACACTGGCCGGGCACGTCGTGGCCCACTTACGCTCCTACCTGAAGAACGAAAACGAGGTCCTCAACGTGCTTCAGTACCACCAGCAGGGGCTGGTCAACCTGATCCACGCGCAGATGCAGGAACACTATGAGGAGAAGGTGACGGCCTACGAGGCGCATGT
This genomic stretch from Candidatus Methylomirabilis tolerans harbors:
- a CDS encoding DEAD/DEAH box helicase family protein; this encodes MNSTVNTIANRLSLRSPQRISLEILACICDIISLEKGADVAQAIKAVQSEFSTVTDFERDFPSLCFALATGVGKTRLMGAFIAYLHKAEGIRHFFVLAPNLTIYNKLIVDFTPNTSKYVLQGIAEFAVEPPEIITGDNYESGRGVRSRDLFGDKSVHVNIFNIGKITSIETPKGAVKTNVPKFRRLQEYIGQSYFDYLSTLDDLVLLMDESHRYRASAGMKAINELKPILGLELTATPQIERGGGADPFKNVIYSYPLSNAMEDGFVKEPAVATRENFDIRNYDEGGLERLKLEDGVRIHENTKVELEVYARENGVPIVKPFMLVIAKDTDHANALVKVMEDNTFFEGHYKSKVITVHSALKGEERDDTVEQLIHVEKPDNPTEIVVHVNMLKEGWDVTNLYTIVPLRTANSRTLVEQSIGRGLRLPYGKRTGVGAVDRLTIVSHDKFQEIVDYANSPESIIRGGLKIVGIPTERTRVVVAEPEIINRIQRSAVGEGTGEYRTQGLLFESPKEQEAAKATLEVIRREFERLPRSADLTKAEIQEQIVEKVKTLITPAQREIEGVMEQVDVERVVARTIQLRNELSIDIPRITIQPVGDVTRGYREFKMDLLRVNYQPVDNEILIQELHRREQHRLMSGTGIVPEEKLEDYLVRGLIDFNDISYDDQAELLYTLAGHVVAHLRSYLKNENEVLNVLQYHQQGLVNLIHAQMQEHYEEKVTAYEAHVSKGFRTLRPNNYSAPENEVERDFRAPVIEKQDIRKMLFGRFKKCLYRVQKFDSDSERRFAVVLENDPEVLKWFKPAKGDFQIHYANDTSYEPDFVVETKQEKLLCEPKSAAEMEDREVLAKAKAAAEWCGHATKHEGENGGKPWTYLLIPHDVITDNKTLKGLAASCTYRG